In Candidatus Deferrimicrobiaceae bacterium, one genomic interval encodes:
- a CDS encoding HAD-IA family hydrolase, translating into MGKKIRLVVFDLDGTLVDSKVDLANSVNYALGEFGFPSLPNGTIYSYVGNGASTLILRSLGTGGKEILPRVLETFLAHYRGHLLDTTVPYPGVRESLSGHNGAFEMAVLTNKPIDMTRAILTGLSLSRHFVDVRGGDSFGSKKPDPEGLLRIMEKRGTTPAETLMVGDSVNDILAGLGAGVATCGVTYGLGAEGFAMHPPDFTIDRFPELFERIRPIG; encoded by the coding sequence ATGGGAAAAAAGATACGGCTGGTGGTGTTCGACCTGGACGGAACACTGGTCGATTCCAAGGTCGACCTGGCGAATTCGGTCAATTACGCCCTGGGGGAGTTCGGATTCCCCTCCCTTCCGAACGGGACCATCTACTCCTACGTGGGCAACGGAGCCTCGACGCTCATCCTGCGGTCCCTGGGGACCGGCGGGAAAGAGATCCTCCCTCGCGTCCTCGAGACGTTTCTCGCCCATTACCGGGGACACTTGCTGGACACGACCGTCCCCTATCCGGGAGTCCGGGAGAGCCTTTCCGGGCACAACGGCGCCTTCGAGATGGCGGTGCTGACGAACAAGCCGATCGACATGACCCGGGCGATCCTTACCGGACTCTCGCTCTCCCGGCACTTCGTCGACGTGCGCGGGGGGGACAGTTTCGGGAGCAAGAAACCGGACCCGGAAGGACTGCTGCGCATCATGGAGAAGCGGGGGACGACCCCTGCGGAAACCCTCATGGTCGGGGACTCCGTGAACGACATCCTCGCCGGGCTGGGGGCCGGGGTCGCTACGTGCGGCGTCACCTACGGACTCGGCGCGGAGGGATTCGCCATGCACCCCCCGGACTTCACCATCGACCGGTTCCCGGAGCTGTTCGAGCGGATCCGCCCGATCGGATAA
- the bioB gene encoding biotin synthase BioB yields MEDFWKRIRENAMSGEGIGAEDALAVLALPREDLWRLLDVTDGVRRRFKGDAIRLCSIVNAKSGFCSEDCSFCSQSRRSKADIRKYPLIEEEEMIRAAREAKARGAREFSIVSSGLAMRSRGELERVGNAIGRIRAEVGIETCVSLGNLSAEDVTYLLSRGLRSVHHNLETSRSFFPSMCTTHDYEEDVRAVRAAKASGAWVCCGGIFGIGETAADRVELAVTLRELAVDSIPVNFLNPIPGTPLEGRGGLAPFDCLKIIGMMRLVHPGREIIVCGGREVNLRDLQSLIFAAGATGTMAGNYLTTAGRPAEDDLRMIRDLGLTVLPA; encoded by the coding sequence TTGGAAGATTTCTGGAAACGGATTCGGGAAAACGCTATGAGCGGGGAGGGGATCGGGGCGGAGGACGCGCTTGCCGTCCTGGCGCTGCCGCGGGAAGACCTCTGGCGCCTCCTCGACGTGACGGATGGCGTCCGCCGACGCTTCAAGGGGGACGCGATACGGCTCTGCTCCATCGTGAACGCGAAATCCGGATTCTGCTCGGAGGACTGCTCTTTCTGCTCCCAGTCCCGCCGGTCGAAGGCCGACATCCGGAAATACCCCCTCATCGAAGAGGAGGAGATGATCCGGGCCGCACGGGAGGCGAAGGCCCGCGGGGCCAGGGAGTTTTCGATCGTTTCGTCGGGGCTCGCGATGCGCAGCCGCGGTGAGCTCGAACGGGTGGGGAACGCCATCGGGCGGATCCGGGCCGAGGTGGGGATCGAGACGTGCGTGAGCCTCGGGAACCTGTCGGCCGAAGACGTGACCTATCTTCTTTCGCGGGGGCTCCGGTCGGTGCACCACAACCTCGAGACGTCCCGGAGCTTCTTCCCCTCGATGTGCACGACGCACGACTATGAGGAGGACGTCCGGGCGGTCCGGGCGGCGAAAGCGTCCGGGGCCTGGGTCTGCTGCGGGGGGATCTTCGGAATCGGCGAGACGGCCGCGGACCGCGTCGAACTGGCTGTAACGCTTCGGGAGCTTGCCGTGGACTCGATCCCGGTCAACTTCCTCAACCCGATCCCGGGGACGCCGCTCGAGGGAAGAGGGGGGCTCGCCCCCTTCGACTGCCTCAAGATCATCGGGATGATGCGGCTTGTCCATCCCGGCCGGGAGATCATCGTCTGCGGCGGCCGCGAGGTGAATCTGCGGGACCTGCAAAGCCTCATCTTCGCCGCGGGGGCGACCGGGACGATGGCGGGGAACTACCTGACGACGGCCGGACGACCGGCGGAGGATGACCTCCGGATGATCCGCGACCTGGGGTTGACCGTCCTCCCCGCCTGA
- a CDS encoding type II CAAX endopeptidase family protein — protein sequence MRPPGSFPIPAILLFAGIVLVLRLASRYPSPIPLFQPDLLGAALFLYAPFLYYRRGRAPTWTRLADAKQSVVFFLALGAGGALAFFLVSALPLPLFPRSPGAGVSSLGALLFRQAILVALPEEVFFRGYLYDAFEEKGWEPVTASSLLFAAGHLAIHASAYRALTFFPALAFGWARKKTGNIYVPVLLHLLYNLFPYLSGGPG from the coding sequence GTGCGTCCACCCGGATCGTTCCCCATCCCCGCCATCCTCCTGTTCGCCGGGATCGTGCTTGTCCTGCGGCTTGCCTCCCGCTATCCCTCCCCGATCCCGCTGTTCCAACCCGACCTGCTGGGCGCGGCCCTGTTCCTTTATGCCCCTTTCCTGTACTACCGGCGCGGACGGGCGCCGACCTGGACCCGGCTTGCGGACGCGAAACAAAGCGTGGTCTTCTTTCTGGCGCTGGGGGCGGGGGGAGCGTTGGCCTTTTTCCTCGTTTCCGCTCTCCCTCTTCCCCTCTTCCCCCGCTCGCCCGGGGCGGGAGTCTCCTCCCTGGGCGCTCTCCTCTTCCGCCAGGCGATTCTCGTCGCCCTTCCCGAGGAGGTCTTCTTCCGGGGGTACCTGTACGACGCTTTCGAGGAGAAGGGGTGGGAGCCGGTCACCGCCTCGTCCCTTCTCTTCGCCGCGGGGCACCTGGCCATTCACGCGTCGGCGTACCGGGCGCTCACCTTCTTTCCCGCCCTCGCGTTCGGGTGGGCGCGGAAAAAAACGGGCAACATCTACGTCCCCGTGCTCCTGCACCTGCTGTACAACCTGTTTCCCTACCTGTCGGGAGGACCGGGATGA
- the bioF gene encoding 8-amino-7-oxononanoate synthase, translated as MDLSFLTEEITALQEKGRYRFLRRLSSPQDARIVIEGREVLNFSSNNYLGLANHPEVVAALAECAGRYGVGSGASRLISGHMDVHAELEEAVARFKGAESCLTFSAGYMANLGILSTLGNDDATIFSDELNHASIVDGCRLSRARVEVYRHADVTHLEDLLKSSSSRRKIVVTDSVFSMDGDIAPLPDLVTVKERHGAILVVDDAHATGVLPPRGRGSADHFGLTGRVEIQMGTFSKALGTYGAYLCSTRKMVDYFINKCRPFIFNTGLPPAIAGATLASLGLLVREPGRLSALWENGKTFRGEMEARGRKAGSDTAIVPILVGSDEDTMAVSRALFDRGVFVHGIRPPTVPEGTGRLRLTLMATHTEEMVRTAATRIDEALREREIGADGTAANQG; from the coding sequence ATGGACCTTTCCTTTCTCACCGAGGAGATTACGGCTCTCCAGGAGAAGGGGCGGTACCGCTTTCTGCGGCGGCTCTCCTCCCCCCAGGACGCCAGGATCGTGATCGAGGGGAGGGAAGTGCTGAACTTCTCTTCCAACAATTACCTGGGTCTGGCCAACCACCCGGAGGTGGTCGCGGCGCTCGCGGAGTGCGCCGGCCGCTACGGGGTCGGATCGGGCGCCTCCCGCCTCATCAGCGGGCACATGGACGTCCACGCCGAGCTCGAGGAGGCAGTGGCGCGGTTCAAAGGGGCGGAAAGCTGTCTCACGTTCAGCGCGGGGTACATGGCCAATCTGGGGATCCTGTCCACGCTCGGCAACGACGACGCGACGATCTTCTCGGACGAGCTGAACCACGCCTCCATCGTGGACGGATGCCGGCTGTCACGGGCCCGCGTGGAGGTGTACCGGCACGCGGACGTCACCCATCTGGAGGACCTCCTCAAGTCCTCCTCCTCCCGTCGGAAGATCGTGGTGACGGACAGCGTCTTCAGCATGGACGGGGATATCGCGCCGCTTCCCGACCTCGTTACGGTCAAGGAGCGGCACGGGGCGATCCTGGTCGTCGACGACGCCCACGCCACGGGGGTGCTCCCCCCCCGCGGGCGCGGTTCCGCGGATCACTTCGGCCTCACCGGCCGGGTCGAGATCCAGATGGGGACTTTCTCGAAGGCGCTGGGCACGTATGGCGCGTACCTGTGCTCCACGCGGAAGATGGTCGACTACTTCATCAACAAGTGCCGGCCGTTCATCTTCAACACCGGCCTTCCCCCGGCGATCGCGGGGGCGACGCTTGCCTCGCTCGGCCTCCTGGTGCGTGAGCCCGGGCGGCTTTCGGCCTTGTGGGAGAACGGGAAGACGTTCCGGGGGGAGATGGAGGCGAGGGGGCGGAAGGCCGGTTCGGACACCGCCATCGTGCCGATCCTCGTGGGGTCCGACGAGGACACGATGGCCGTTTCCCGGGCGCTGTTCGACCGGGGGGTGTTCGTCCACGGAATCCGGCCCCCCACGGTGCCGGAGGGGACGGGCCGCCTGCGCCTGACGCTCATGGCCACGCACACCGAAGAGATGGTACGCACGGCGGCGACAAGGATCGACGAGGCGCTTCGGGAGAGAGAAATTGGAGCGGACGGGACGGCTGCAAACCAGGGATAA